The DNA window GCAAGGCAATTCTGAACAAGAGCAGTGAGACAGAATAACAGGTTATGGGACAGATTTACTACAAGGTTACAGATTCAACAATTCCTTCTTGAactgcaatataaaaacaatgtgaCAGAATGAAACTTGACCCTGACCACTCTTTAATTTTGGgactgtttaaagtaaaaatctgtctTGTCTTCAGTAATAAATCTGTCTTGGCTGCctgtgacaataaaaaaacaaggcttGCCTTTAGTTACTCTTCAAAGGAGTGACCAGGAGGCAACATAGGCTTCTGTTCCTTGGTGGTATAGGTTGTACACAGCAAAGGCTTCACACATCTTCATTTGACAATAATGACACAATTGCAGgctaatattttactaataaatatgtaatttcttatatatacacacaggtacATTGGGCAAACGTGtagaatattttactattatgCTTATGTGGGTTTAAGTTAAAAAACCTGGTAAATGATGAAATTCAGCAAGTGGCAAAACATGGGCACTGTAATGAGTTCTTGTTGCATGCCAGAGTCTCCCCATCCTCTCTTTTTCTTCTGAATGCTAATTAGTGGCTTCACTATTTACCGCAGTTATACATACAAAGTATAACTATTATATTACATGGTGCAGCCACTTGGTGTCGCCAAAGTAATGAAGTTATTTGTATCCTATACCTGCATTGAGCTGTCACTGTCACTGACAGTTGTTTAAAGGATAATCTGTACATTTATAGTGTTATTATACAtagacaaaatttaaaaaaaaaggcagaaaacagCCAGGCTTTGTTGATGTACTAGCTGCATCCAGGGGGGGGAGTTCCTGGGAGAGCTGCAGCATCAACAGGACAGAAAtcagaattattttatattggttttctgaacagccaatcagagagtCATGATTTGCATACATCAGACCCACAGGTTGCTGTAAGTACAGgaagtccccgagttaaggacatctgacatacagactcCTCCTACATAGGAACAGGCCTTTGCTGCTCGatggtgtgcaggacggaggcttgatggggcagaGTAGGGCGTTTCACTGCCCGCCAACCACACAGCCTTGCAGAGGAGGGGACTGTCTGGTGGGCAGGTAGTGCACCGCCCCTTTCCGCCCCCATTAATTCTCAATAGTAAGCCTGCTTGTACTGTAGCAGGAAGTTGTCTCTTGTCAGTACAGTAGACCAGACGTGCTGACGAGTGGTGCTTTCCTGCTGTGTAAGTgtgtattgtacagtgctgtgctgaagagctcatcttcaccctcttcatcaactccatcaagttctaccaacattgttAAAGGCTGTagtgtatttgaaaatgtttaggcatttactgtgcatgcacggaaaggtaaaaataaatattatgttgagacaaacatctgtactaattgcatttattaaaagaatgtacctgttctgacttacatataaattcaacttaagaacaaacctacagtccctatctcgtatgtaacccggggactacctatttaattataaattgaataattgttgcctggcagatcTTTTTAGGTTATTCCCCCTTTGGTTAGGTGATTGGACCTGAAAAGACAATGCCGCTCTGGATTCCCCAGTGTTGATCACATGCCTGAAGACCTAGACATTTGACCACATGATTTCTGCTAAAATGGATTGGCCAAACAAAACTCTAATCATTACATTTAGCAAAAATTACATGACCAAATACCAGGGCCTAGAGACTttcagcaacagcagaaggaaaCCTGGAGCAGCATTTTCTCAAGAACAAATGTTTCAGTCCTACTATTTGCTGTTTATCAGTTCAAGAGAGGTAATAGAGGGAAATGTTAATATTACCTAAAGTATTCTTGCTTATTAAGTGGGAGATATAATATTTCGGCACCACATCCTCCTAACAACAATTTCAAACATAATTTTGATCTTAGGATTTTTTAGATACTATATGTAAAacttcatacatttaaaaaaaaaatcacatattttgtttaaatcaatgtaaataaattatgtgatttaaaaaaaaatgtataaggtTTTACATATggtacctaaaaaaaatttttgtttgaaaatattattaatattaaagcaatGGTCCCAATAAAAATTCTTCAGTAGTCTGTTTTGGGTATCCTTTGCAGTCTATTTTGGAATGCCGAGTAATATATCTTTTCTGGTTTAAAATGACTGAATGTGTGTCTAATACATTTGTGTGTCACAGGTTTGCCTACtgggaaataaaaatgcatgttcGTTATTTGCctacttttttataattactacTGTGTTTATTAAATAGTGGCAGGGAAAAGAAAACctctttctattattattattacatagtatttttatagcaccatcatattacgcagcgctgtacaaagtcgatagtcgtgtcactaattgtccctcaaagtagctgaaaatccaattttgaggggaagccaattaaccttactgcatgtttttggggtggtgggaggaaaccggagtacccggaggaaacccacatacacagggagaacctgcaaactccattcagatagtgtcctggccgagattcgaacctgggacctggtgctgcaaaggcaagcaTGCAGTCTTGGGATGCATTATGTAGGTTTGTTTGCATAGATTGGAAGGGAAAGTACAAACAGCAGTGGTAAAAGGAACAGAGCCCATTGCCATTTTCTGTGGATTTAGTTAGCTATGGTCATCTGCATTATTCTGCATGTACCTATAGGCAATAGGAATGTAACCCAATCAGACTGGATAGATTGGAGAATGCTTATATCACTTTTTGGGCAgtcatagaaatgtatttaacatattgctttaactaaaatatatttaatctccCTCCAGGTATCGATCCACCCAGGGAATCTTTTAACCGCTGGTTGTTGGAAAGGAAAGTATTGGACCGAGGACCAGACCCTCTTCTACCTAGTGATTGTGACCCAGCTGTATCTCCATCCATGTTCAGGGAGATTATGAATGATGTCCCTATTAGGTGATTCTTCTATTCATGTTTGATTTTCTGGTTTTCTGGATTCTGCCTGCACCATGTCTTATGATTCTGTAAAGGGAATGATAGAACTAAActgaatttctttaaagaaaggcATGAAGTCCATCTTGTATCGGAAGCTTTATTGATTAGAGAAAATAGGTTTTGCTTTTCAAAGTCTAACCTCTTATTTTCTTCCAGGTTATCACGTATTAAGCATCGGGATGAAGCAAAACGTTTGCTCTTTAAATATGCAGAGGCTGCTAAGCGACTTATTGAATCCAGGTGAGACAGCCTTAGGCCTAAATTTTAGTCCCAATCCACCTGTGCTATGACATTACTTTACATCTTCCATGATGGatttgtaatgtatttgtttttgcaaataCTGCTCAAAAAGCATCATTGTCCATAGTCTTTAATAGCGGACAGGAACCAGAAGTCTACCAGTGTCTTGTGTCAAAGTTTCAGAAACACATCCACTTTTAGggtacttttctttttctactgcCCAAGCATTTTATAAAGTTGATATATAGTTTATATTCAGAGCCTGATCATTCACATAACAACCTTGACATTGAGCTTTTTGGATGTTCAGGGAGCCCAGCtacaacattcatttttttcacagtaaaccGGGGGGATGGTGCAATCTTTAGCTTCATGCCTATTGCAGTCCTTACAAATGCCTTTCAAATggataaatattagaaaataagaaCAATGACGTGCACTGCAAGAGACTCCTATGTGGTCTTCTTTGCGTAGCCCAAGCAAAATTGCACATTATCCACATGATCATTCATTACTTGTAATATACACATATtgcttagacttttttttttttttgctgcaggcGGGCCTCTCCAGACATTAGAAAAGTGGTGAAGTGGAACGTGGAAGATACTTTCAACTGGCTGCGGAGAGACAACCTGGCTACAAAGGAGGATTACATGGTCAGTCACTGTAatgcaggggtgtccaaacattttgcaaaaagggccagatttggtgaggtgaaaatgtgtgggggccgaccattcagcactaCTCAGGGTTAGTAAGGGCGTGGTCTGCgtggtcccacacagcacacacccaccagggtgacgtgagggattccctgagtccggtgtcagtgtgagctccgtgcagagcacgttcttggaatcagagtggacGTGGTCCGTGAGGGTCCCGCAgggcacacacccactataatgacataggggattccctgtgcacacatggggactcccgtcctgccgattatgatTTGCAAagcagttgatcaactctaatgaaataaaaaatagcttttttgtatgtgtgtattttttactgtggtcaacagtactggagggccacatattattgcttttatgacagaggctgtgggttggtggaaatctgaacacgggctgcaattggcccccgagccggactttggacatgcctgctgtAATGAGTATATATCTCCAGTAGCAAGAATAGGTCTATGGGAAATTGTCAATGGAGATTTTAACAACAACATTCCTGTCTTTGGCAAGCATCTTGAAGCCTAATTCCAGATCTATTTGTCCCATCCCCTATAACCCACtatattaccttctggagcaaaaCATACTTGCTGAATGCTGTCaccttttgtttatattttttatagttttgcgTTATGGAAACCTACCTTATTGTTCAATATGTTTGAAATGGCACAACATTTCAACCCTATTTTAGGATCGATTAGAGCACCTTCGAAGACAGTGCGGCCCACACATGGCAGCTGTGGCACGAGATTCAGTAGAAGGCATATGTAGCAAAATCTACCACTTTTCTCAAGATTATGTGAAGAGGATCCGTGAGAAGCACATGTCATTGCTACGTGAAGCCAACATACCAGGTAGCCAAAATACCAAAATAGTACCTGAAAATATAAGGTGGAGAAATTGCTAGGCCTTtgacaagtgtttctcaactttttaacataggggaacctttgaaataactttcaggtcttcagggtacccctgctataattacctgCTAACATGTCAActagtatattagcatggtggtcagtagaaagaatgccttttacactgCTGCAGTGGGAagactgccacccttacagatatccaaaaagaccacgggtgttagttaaactgaactgagaggcacaaattgcctatTGCTGAAGGAAACCTCTTGCaactatggaaccctggttgagaaacactgtcttagGCTATTGAATGGAGTTTGcattatattgcatataaatataaatataaagaaatggcACTTATGTAGTATTTTTCTGAATTTAGTAAATGTACTGGATATGTCAATGTATTAggctaaaaataaatacttatagtCTTGTGAAAAAATGCTCATTTTCACATTATGCTTGTGCCCAGTAGCCCCATAGGCTGTCATTGATAAACAGTTATTATTGTGTATACTGTCTCCTATATTCCATTGCATTCAAGTATATTATGTCTGTAAAGGTTCTTATTTAATAGGCCTTGGAACTAGTAGTAAATTGTCTCATTCTTGTTTCACTTGTAATTCAACCGCCTTTTTCCAATCACCATGAAATGTTTCAACGCAGGCATTAAATGTACAAGGATATTAGTAAGAAGTAAAATGTTGTGAAAGACCCTATTTTAATTACCTAATACAATCATCATTGTACCTTGAAGTCTTGGGATGGATGTTTATTGTTGGAGGTACATGGCTGGAGGTGGCAGTTGTTGACAAACCTCCGacatggatttattaaaatccttTTTATATATGAGGGTCACAGATGGTGTCAAATGCCCCACCATGTTTAAaaagatctttattttaaatgcagtaaacTACACTTCTGTAAAGACTTCTTGAAAAATAAATGAGTTTATTTACCAGTTGTAATTGAAAAAAGCAGACCTGGATGAAGCAAACAGGATAAAGGCCACTGGATAAGAACACAGTGTGGTATTTTAGACTAAACTGTTTAGCGTTTAAATTAAAGATTTGCTGCCTTATAGTGATCTAGATAATGTTAGTGCCTAAGCTGCGCTTAAAAAGAACTCCACCCTATGTCTTTagtttcttctaaaaaaaaataacattgctcTTGTGCATTCAGCCTTATAGGTGTATTTCTGCAGCATGCAGTTAAAGGCACTGCTACCTCGGCTGGTCTCAGAAGATTTGGAATAGGCTTTGGTGATATCACTACAATGCTGCTTACTGCTTTCCTTTTTGCAAAACTGGATTCAGATTTTGTGCATTCCTCCTGGAAACACATGCAGCTGTGTGCCACTGACATGATggcttttttcctaaaatcttgGACAGCTGCCAGCCTGACAGAAGAATATTTGATCAGCTTTACATACAATTATTAAACCATCTGCTATTAAGTGTGATTTTGTAACTTTTAGAATATTCTGCCAGATGGAGTAGGCTACATAAAAAAGATTGGGATGGCATTGTCATTACTTATGGGAGCCAACTAGGACAGCTTTGAGAGctacagaaaacaaatgtaaatgaaaatgaacactATTGTGCTATTtttccaatggaaaaaaatgcatgtgtttttttttttttttttttttttttttttttaataaacatggtTCAGTACCATAGGAGTTTCTTTGTAGTATAGAAACACAGCAGCCAGCCTTCCTTTATTGCATAACACTGCTGCACATTTTATATGTGCTCAGTAAAATCCAGTGTAACACACTATACAAGAGTATCTGCAGGCTTTGCTTTTTAATAACTGCCGAAGTGTAAAAGATCCCTGCTGGTGGCTCATGCACCTGTTCCCACCCCATAAATCTCAATTACCCTGCATTAGTTTCTGCCAGAAAAGTGCTCTGTTAGTGTGCCTCTGCATTTGACATCCATATATTCCACTTAACTTCATATGCTCTACACTAGAGAAATCTTTGGCCTACATAAAACCGTCTGCATCGACACATTAAGGAGTGTAATATAACAAGTTATCGTCGTGAGCCTAAATAAACCTTTCTCTTAAAAAGCTTTTCAAGTGAATGGTGATTGAGCATGTTTCCCGTAGCCTTTTATGCTGTTACTGGGTTTCCGTGGATCACAACACATCCCATCACCTTGTGCATCTGTAACCTGCCTGCAAGGACACTGTGTATATCATAGAATTGAGAAAGTTCCCTAAACTGCTTTCCCAATGATGTACAGAAAGCTGGGGAATATTTGGTTCTGCGCTGCTAAACCTAATGTTTATTGAGTGAAAACTTTTCAAATGactgtaaataaaggaaaatgtttagtGTAACTCCAgctcaaatatttttctttatcttttagcTTTAGGATGGTATAAGGGAAGGTGCAAAGACGATTTTGCATTACTTTCTGTCACTGTTAAAGTTCTAAATTTTATGGTTGTCATTAAAACAAGAATTGGTGATAAAACTTAGCTGAAAATTCCTTTGAACGTGACAAATCTTTTCaagaagttttactttaaaattagaGCCATTATATATTACAACCAGTAATAGTGACAgtacttctgtcttttttctttgcagtgaaTTATCAGTTATACGTATTTTAGGATCCGACACCCTGGAAAATGTTGTGTGCCTACACCCTTATTGTATTAGCAGAAGTGTTAGCAACGTAACATGCTTGTGGTTgttcaaaaataaatcatataatattTCTTATGCCCTGATGACTTTGAACAAAGGATTCCTCATTTTAAAGGGGCAGTTTAATGTTTCATGCTGAATTCATGAAAAGGAAGAggcaatatttttacataaaataataatgtgatttgTTAATGATGATATTGTATGGATTTTTTAATGATAGATGCACATTTAGACTGTGTCCCCCCTATACATGTGAATCATTCTTTTATTGTAAAGATCTGATCACTGCATTGTAACCTTCGGGGGCAAGGTGCTGCTGCTAATCAAGTTCGGGAAAAGATACACAAAGGGCACATAACCTGACCTTGTTATTGTATGTAAGCTAACATTTGCATAATTGAgagctttggttttttttttgtaaagttcaaaaccatcagtttttttaaaaacacaacttcTTTTACAGAACCAAATCCAGCTGCGCCATGCCCAGACAAGATGGTATTCTGTCACCCAGTGCGGTTGATTTCCCCAGCGTTGCCATTCCAGGGAGGAGTGGATGTGCAACAAGATGGCAGCTTAGTGTGTGTGCGGTACAAGGGGGAATCTGTCAGAATCAACCAGAGCTACTTCAGCAAACTGGTGAGCAACATTTCTACCTGTTAATGCCAACGTATCTTATGATTGTCACAAGGAAATTACTATACTCACATGTTCTCCCATTGCTGTTGCAGTTCCAGCTCTATCGCCTCAGTAGTACTGATGACCCAGGGTTAGAAAAGTTCCTGTCTCGCGTGTGGAGTCTCCTTCGAAGATACCAGGTAACTACAATGTGATCAGTTTTGGGGTTTATTCATATATTTGGGCACGTAAGACACCTAACATGCAGTCTGGTTTATTATAGGTTATGTTTGGCACAGCACAGTTTGAGGGATCCGGTCTACAGGGTGCTCTTCCAGTCAGTGTTTTCCAGGCTTTGCACAGGATTTTTGGTGTCACGTTGGAGTGTTTTGCTTCACCTCTGAACTGTTATTTCAAACAGTACTGCTCTGCTTTTCCAGACACAGATGGATACTTTGGCTCCAGGGGGTAAGGACACATTGCAAGAATAGAGACCTGATATTTTACTCATTGCATTGTCACTGGGTGCTTCTATGTACAGTATGCAACACCTTTTGCCGAAATAGCTCTTTAACATGACTCTTACTTACGATATACTGTagctatataatacattttcataatctCTTCAGTACCATTTagtgtacatttaaataataatattttagcaaGTTTGAAACATTGCAGATTGTTAAATGTATGCTTTAAATTTGTCATCAGATGGAGATCTATATGAGGTCTATCCTCTGTGAAATCTCTTCCTTAC is part of the Pyxicephalus adspersus chromosome 3, UCB_Pads_2.0, whole genome shotgun sequence genome and encodes:
- the PCIF1 gene encoding mRNA (2'-O-methyladenosine-N(6)-)-methyltransferase; this translates as MARDNHGSPQEDAALISLSPSTSSSPRPSRPVSDLPDELIQAGWEKCWSKRESRPYYFNRFTNQSLWEMPVLGQHDVISDPLGLNAAPVPAEACVPTTPKDSMPRKRRISEEAPVTESTKKLKFKRGIDPPRESFNRWLLERKVLDRGPDPLLPSDCDPAVSPSMFREIMNDVPIRLSRIKHRDEAKRLLFKYAEAAKRLIESRRASPDIRKVVKWNVEDTFNWLRRDNLATKEDYMDRLEHLRRQCGPHMAAVARDSVEGICSKIYHFSQDYVKRIREKHMSLLREANIPEPNPAAPCPDKMVFCHPVRLISPALPFQGGVDVQQDGSLVCVRYKGESVRINQSYFSKLFQLYRLSSTDDPGLEKFLSRVWSLLRRYQVMFGTAQFEGSGLQGALPVSVFQALHRIFGVTLECFASPLNCYFKQYCSAFPDTDGYFGSRGPCLSFFPVSGSFEANPPFSEELMDAMVTHFEYLLESSDQPLSFIVFIPEWRDPPTPALTRMEESRFKRHQMVLPAFQHEYRSGSQHVCKREELYYKAVHNTAVLFLQNEAGFQKWTPSPERVQELCTAYKHSSRPSSGGTEKESPREEGTSKDSMNN